DNA from Bacillus sp. Marseille-P3661:
CAGCGAGGAATTCTGACAGGTTTGCTGAAAATCCAGTGATTTGAGTCAGAATCAGCGAGGAATTCTGACAGGTTTGCTGAAAATCCAGTGATTTGAGTCAGAATCAGCGAGGAATTCTGACAGGTTTGCACAGTAATCAGTAATTTGAGTCAGAATTAGAGAGGAATTCTGACAGGTTTGCACAGTAATCAGTAATTTGAGTCAGAATTAGAGAGGAATTCTGACAGGTTTGCACAGTAACCAGTAATTTGAGTCAGAATCAAAGAGGAATTCTGACAGGTTTGGTGAAAATCAAGTGATTTGAGTCAGAATCAGAGAGGAATTCTGACAGGTTTGCTGAAAATCAAGTGATTTGAGTCAGAATCAAGGGGGAATTCTGACAGGTTTGCACAGTAATCAGTAATTTGAGTCAGAATTAGAGAGGAATTCTGACAGGTTTGCTGAAAATCCAGTGATTTGAGTCAGAATCAAGGGGGAATTCTGACAGGTTTGCACAGTAACCAGTAATTTGAGTCAGAATTAGAGAGGAATTCTGACAGGTTTGCTGAAAATCCAGTGATTTGAGTCAGAATCAAAGAGGAATTCTGACAGGTTTGGTGAAAATCCAGTGATTTGAGTCAGAATCAGCGAGAATTCTGACAGGTTTGCTGAAAATCCAGTAATTTGAGTCAGAATCAAAGAGGAATTCTGACAGGTTTGGTGAAAATCCAGTAATTTGAGTCAGAATCAAAGAGGAATTCTGACAGGTTTGGTGAAAATCCAGTGATTTGAGTCAGAATCAAGGCGGAATTCTGACAGGTTTGCACAGTAACCAGTAATTTGAGTCAGAATTAGAGAGGAATTCTGACAGGTTTGCTGAAAATCCAGTGATTTGAGTCAGAATCAGCGAGGAATTCTGACAGGTTAGCACAAAATCCGGCAAGTATAGTCAGAATCTACAGCACCAGCATAATACCCAGTTCCGCAAATATAGTTAAAATCAAGCCAAATATTAGTTAAACGGAGCACGAAATCCTGCGGCCTTGGCTTCTTCTTCACTGCAAAACAAAACTTCCGGCTTCGTTTGTTTGTAGGATGGAGATTCAACTGTGTGGTAAATTTTTTCACCTTTCGAATTAATATTTCCCTTTATTGTACAATCCCCCTCTCCTGTTGATGGGAGCTTGTCCGCATTTGCTAAGCCGCGTTCATCATTAAAGCCATCATCATCAACATAGTTTTCAATACTCCAAATTCCAACTGCTGCTTTTTGGGCTTGTTTTTGTATGTCGTAAAAAGAGTCTACATACTTCGTATTTGGAGCATAAACATAAGCAACACGAGCTAACCCTTTTTCAAGGAGCATTTCGTTGATCATTTTTCCATCCACCCATATATAAGCGAGCAAGCGACCGTATTTATCTCTTTCAGAAATATCTAGTTCCACCATTACTTCTTTGCCCTCAAGGATATCTCTCGTAAACTGTGATGCTTCTTTACCAAATGGCTGTACCGGTTTACTTGGATGCTTTGTTTCAGGGGTATCGACTAAAAGCAAACGAACTCTTTCTTCTTTATTATTAATCATAATGTCGAAAGTATCACCGTCGACAACATTTGTTACAACCGCTGAATGGTTTAGATTACTTGATGAGCAGCCTAAAAGTAAAAATAAACATACCAGATTAATAATATTCAAATATTTACTTTTACAAAATAAGGATACACACATAATGGTCCTCCTAACTAAAACTATTCGTTTTTTAGATAACGTTACGTTTATAGAAGTTTTGTAACTAAATCATATCCTTAATTTACATACAGATTTCAAATAAATAAAGTGAAATTTTGTGGACATTCTGAGTTTCTATTTGGTTTTAACCTTCATAACCCAATCATCTAAACAAAAAGTTTGGAAATTGTCACATTATTGTTTAGAATTGTTTAGAAATTTTTGGTATGTTTAAGTATGGGTACCCTAGGGAATATATAAATTGTACTATAATTTAAGGGGATGTTAGAATGGGACAACTTACTGATGTTTTAAACAAACAAATTGCCAATTGGAGCGTACTATATGTGAAACTTCATAATTATCATTGGTATGTCAAAGGTGGACATTTCTTTACACTACATACAAAGTTCGAAGAATTTTATAATGAAGCGAGCCTACATATTGATGAATTGGCAGAACGATTATTGACTATAGGCGGCGAGCCAATTGCAACGATGAAAGGATATCTAGAGGTTTCATCCATTCAAGAAGCAACTGGAACTGAAACAGCAGAACAAATGGTACAAACATTAATTAATGACTTTTCGATGGTTGTAGGCGAGCTAAAAGAAGGAATGGCATTAGCAGAAGAGCTAAATGATGAAATCACAGGCGATATGTTGTTGGCTATTCATGGTGGTCTAGAGAAACATGTATGGATGCTTAAAGCTTTTTTAGGTAAAACAGTTGAATAATACCATAAAAAAGCTGATCCAATTGGATCAGCTTTTTCTACTTTTTACTCATTTAAAAAGATTTTCTCTAAGTCATCAATCATAAGATTTGCCGCTAAAACACCGCCAGCAGTATTCCAAATTGCATCATCCACTTTGTGGATATCGCCACGCTGAACAACTTCAAGCTTTTGGAATAGAGGGTCATTTAACCACTCTTCTTCAACTTTGTTCGCTTCACCGTCACCAGTTTCATACGTAAAGTAGAAAAGAACGTCACCCTCCATTTGAGGAATCATTTCTTTTGTAGCCCCTTTAATTGCAAATTCATCTACATCTTGAGATTCAGGTCGTGCAAATCCGATTTGTTCTAAAATTACGCCAGAAAATGTATCTTTTTGATAAATACGGACGTCGCCACCCATGAAACGAACCATTGAAATTTCTAAATTTAGCTTATCCCCAGCTTTTTCTTTAAATGCAGTGATTCGTTCGTTGTATGCGTTGAGAACTTCTTGTCCTTTGTCTTCTTTATTAATCGCTTTTGAGTATAGCTTAAAGTTTTCTTGCCAATCCCCACGAAGTGTTTCAGCAAACACTGTTGGTGCAATTGCACTTAGTTGCTCGTAAACCGCTTCCTGGCGCATTTTGTTTCCAATAATTAAATCTGGCTGAAGAGCGGCGATTGCTTCAAGATTTGGTTCACTTTCTGTCCCAACTTCAGTAACACCTTCCATTTGCTCGGCAATATGTACATACCAAGGGTCACCAGTCCATGATTTAACAGCACCCACGGGTGTAACTCCCATTGCTAAAAGCGCTTCTGTTCCTTCATTTGTCAGAATAACAATTTTTTCTGGAGTCCCTTGGATTTCGGTTGTACCCATTGCGTGTTCTACCGTGTATGTAGTAGTTGTTTCTGTTTGTTCAGTTTCTGTTGGTTTTTCAGATGGAGGCGTTGTCTCATCTGCATTGTTTGTGCCACAGCCCACTAATGTAATCATAAAAAACATTAGTGTAACTAGTGTCATCATCCATTTTTTGTTTAACATAAAGAATCCCCTTTCAATGAAAACTAATTAATAATGATTTTCATTTGCGTTTATATTATGATCATAATTTCCCACAAATAAAATGTCAACACCTAAATGAAAATGACTCTCAAAATCATTGACTGCAGTTCTCAATTACAATAAAATTACTATAGATCTATTTTAAATATTTATCCGCGCTGTTATTCATTTTTTTAGGGACATAATGCCTAAAAAATATCGAATGTATTTTATGCCCAAGGGAGTCCGTTTATATGGTTTTAAAGTCAGTATCTTTAAAGATATGGGGTTTATTGTTCGGAGTACTTTTATTACTTTTATCTATTTGTATAAGTATTGTATATGGCTATACTGAAACAACATGGGGCTTAGCATTTAAAGCTTTTACAGAGTTCGATGGATCAAATGAGCATTTAGTTATTCAAACAGTAAGGTTGCCACGTGCGCTCATAGGTGCAGCTATTGGAGCTAGTCTCGGGATAGCTGGCGCATTAATGCAAGCTTTAACAAGAAATCCGTTAGCTGATCCTAAAATTCTTGGCATTAACTCGGGTGCTAGTTTTGCAATTGTTCTAGCTGTTTCTTTTTTTTCAATAACATCACTAGGGGCGTTTGTCTGGATTGCTTTCGCAGGAGCTGCCATTGCAGGAGTTATTGTATTCATCCTTGGAACTGTTGGAAAAGAAGGCTTAACGCCAATGAAATTCACATTAGCTGGAGCAGCAATTTGGGGATTGTTTTCATCTTTTACTCAAGGGCTTTTAGTTTTAAATGAAAAAGCGCTTGAAGAGGTTTTATTTTGGCTAGCTGGCTCGATTTCAGGAAGAAAAATGGAATATCTAAATAGCGTATTTCCTTACCTAGTGGTAGCCTGGATTGGTTCCATTAGTATTGCTCGTCACATAAATTTATTGACAATGGGGGAGGATGTTGCAAAAGGACTAGGACAACGCACAGGACTGATTAAATTTCTTGCTGGTATTCTGATTATTTTACTGGCAGGTTCTTCTGTTGCTGTTGTTGGTCCTGTGGGTTTTATAGGTATTATCGTGCCACACATTGCTCGTTTGCTAGTTGGAATAGATCATCGTTGGGTTATTCCTTATTGTGCAATAATTGGAGGGGTATTGCTTAATCTTGCCGATATAAGTGCGCGATATATTATTATGCCGCAGGAAATTCCGGTAGGAGTGATGACCGCCATTATCGGTACACCATTCTTTATATATATTGCACGCAAGGGGATGACTAAGCGATGAAAAAATATAGTCCGTTTCGATTGCGAAAAGGAAAAGTCTCTTTTCTAATTGATAAGAAAGCAATGTTCATTTTTATAATTCTATTAATATGCACTCTTTTATTATTTTTATTGAGCACTGGTATGGGTGATATGAAAATAAGTCCTTTAGATGTGATAGCTGTTATCTTCGGCCAAGGCACGGAAATGCATAATCTTGTTGTAAAATCGTTTCGGCTGCCAAGAATTCTGGTGGCGTTGTTAGTTGGAATGGCTTTAGCAGTATCAGGTGCAATTTTACAAGGAATTGTTAGGAACCCGTTGGCATCGCCGGATATTCTTGGTCTAACAGGTGGAGCATCAGTTGCAGTTGTTGGGTTTTTGGCTATTTTTAGTGATAAAAATAATGCCCTAACGGTAAGCATTCACTGGATGCCGTTAGCTGCATTTATCGGTGCAACAGTTATAGCTATTTTAATTTATATTCTTGCTTGGGATAATGGGGTTTCGCCCATTAGGTTGGTTCTAGTAGGCATAGGATTATTTGCACTTACTCAAGCAATTACAACCTTGTTAATGATTTTAGGTCCTATTTATCGAGCTAGCCAAGCTAATATTTGGTTAACTGGTTCGGTCTATGGCTCCAATTGGGAGAATGTTACAATACTAGCACCTTGGACCTTACTGTTATTATTCATAACATTTGTTGCAGCTCGACATATTAACATCCAAGAGCTAGGCGACTCAATTGCAACAGGTGTTGGCAGTAATGTTAATAAACAACGACTATTTTTACTATTGCTTAGTACGGGTTTGACTGGTGGCGCAGTTGCATTTGCTGGAGGGATCGGTTTCGTAGGCTTAATGGCACCTCATATAGCAAGAAGATTAGTTGGTTCAGCGTTTGGAGGATTATTGCCTGTTTCTGCACTCGTCGGGGCCGTATTAGTAATGCTTGCTGATTTAATTGGAAGAACAATGTTCGGGGCTAATGAAGTTCCAGCTGGGATTTTTACAGCAGCAATAGGTGCTCCTTATTTTATATATCTCTTATTTAAAACTCGGAATATGTAGGAGTGATAACATATGAACCAAAAAGGAATAGAAACAAAGGCGCTAACCTTAAGTTATGGTGACACAACTATAATAGACAACCTTGATTTACAAATTCCCAAAGGTAAAATTACTGTTTTCATTGGAGGGAATGGCTGTGGAAAATCAACTCTTTTACGCTCAATGGCTAG
Protein-coding regions in this window:
- a CDS encoding FecCD family ABC transporter permease, with translation MKKYSPFRLRKGKVSFLIDKKAMFIFIILLICTLLLFLLSTGMGDMKISPLDVIAVIFGQGTEMHNLVVKSFRLPRILVALLVGMALAVSGAILQGIVRNPLASPDILGLTGGASVAVVGFLAIFSDKNNALTVSIHWMPLAAFIGATVIAILIYILAWDNGVSPIRLVLVGIGLFALTQAITTLLMILGPIYRASQANIWLTGSVYGSNWENVTILAPWTLLLLFITFVAARHINIQELGDSIATGVGSNVNKQRLFLLLLSTGLTGGAVAFAGGIGFVGLMAPHIARRLVGSAFGGLLPVSALVGAVLVMLADLIGRTMFGANEVPAGIFTAAIGAPYFIYLLFKTRNM
- a CDS encoding ABC transporter substrate-binding protein, producing MLNKKWMMTLVTLMFFMITLVGCGTNNADETTPPSEKPTETEQTETTTTYTVEHAMGTTEIQGTPEKIVILTNEGTEALLAMGVTPVGAVKSWTGDPWYVHIAEQMEGVTEVGTESEPNLEAIAALQPDLIIGNKMRQEAVYEQLSAIAPTVFAETLRGDWQENFKLYSKAINKEDKGQEVLNAYNERITAFKEKAGDKLNLEISMVRFMGGDVRIYQKDTFSGVILEQIGFARPESQDVDEFAIKGATKEMIPQMEGDVLFYFTYETGDGEANKVEEEWLNDPLFQKLEVVQRGDIHKVDDAIWNTAGGVLAANLMIDDLEKIFLNE
- a CDS encoding FecCD family ABC transporter permease, translated to MVLKSVSLKIWGLLFGVLLLLLSICISIVYGYTETTWGLAFKAFTEFDGSNEHLVIQTVRLPRALIGAAIGASLGIAGALMQALTRNPLADPKILGINSGASFAIVLAVSFFSITSLGAFVWIAFAGAAIAGVIVFILGTVGKEGLTPMKFTLAGAAIWGLFSSFTQGLLVLNEKALEEVLFWLAGSISGRKMEYLNSVFPYLVVAWIGSISIARHINLLTMGEDVAKGLGQRTGLIKFLAGILIILLAGSSVAVVGPVGFIGIIVPHIARLLVGIDHRWVIPYCAIIGGVLLNLADISARYIIMPQEIPVGVMTAIIGTPFFIYIARKGMTKR
- a CDS encoding Dps family protein; this encodes MGQLTDVLNKQIANWSVLYVKLHNYHWYVKGGHFFTLHTKFEEFYNEASLHIDELAERLLTIGGEPIATMKGYLEVSSIQEATGTETAEQMVQTLINDFSMVVGELKEGMALAEELNDEITGDMLLAIHGGLEKHVWMLKAFLGKTVE
- a CDS encoding thermonuclease family protein, which produces MCVSLFCKSKYLNIINLVCLFLLLGCSSSNLNHSAVVTNVVDGDTFDIMINNKEERVRLLLVDTPETKHPSKPVQPFGKEASQFTRDILEGKEVMVELDISERDKYGRLLAYIWVDGKMINEMLLEKGLARVAYVYAPNTKYVDSFYDIQKQAQKAAVGIWSIENYVDDDGFNDERGLANADKLPSTGEGDCTIKGNINSKGEKIYHTVESPSYKQTKPEVLFCSEEEAKAAGFRAPFN